One genomic region from Motacilla alba alba isolate MOTALB_02 chromosome 5, Motacilla_alba_V1.0_pri, whole genome shotgun sequence encodes:
- the LRRC4C gene encoding leucine-rich repeat-containing protein 4C, whose amino-acid sequence MLNKMTLHPQQIMIGPRFNRALFDPLLVVLLALQLLVVAGLVRAQTCPSVCSCSNQFSKVICVRKNLRDVPDGISTNTRLLNLHENQIQIIKVNSFKHLRHLEILQLSRNHIRTIEIGAFNGLANLNTLELFDNRLTTIPNGAFVYLSKLKELWLRNNPIESIPSYAFNRIPSLRRLDLGELKRLSYISEGAFEGLSNLRYLNLAMCNLREIPNLTPLVKLDELDLSGNHLTAIRPGSFQGLMHLQKLWMIQSQIQVIERNAFDNLQSLVEINLAHNNLTLLPHDLFTPLRLERIHLHHNPWNCNCDILWLSWWIKDKAPSNTACCARCHTPPSLKGRYIGELDLNYFTCYAPVIVEPPADLNVTEGMAAEMKCRASTSLTSVSWITPNGSVMTHGAYRVRIAVLSDGTLNFTKVTVQDTGLYTCMVSNSVGNTTASATLNVTALDNPGYTYFSTVTVETVEPSQDEAQTTEQVGPTPVTNWETINMTTSLTPQSTRSTEKTFTIPVTDTNNGIPGIDEVMKTTKIIIGCFVAITLMAAVMLVIFYKMRKQHHRQNHHAPTRTVEIINVDDELTGDTPIESHLPMPAIEHEHLNHYNSYKSPFNHTTTVNTINSIHSSVHEPLLIRMNSKDNVQETQI is encoded by the coding sequence ATGTTGAACAAGATGACCTTACATCCACAGCAGATAATGATAGGTCCTAGGTTTAACAGGGCCCTATTTGACCCCCTGCTTGTGGTGCTGTTGGCTCTTCAGCTTCTTGTGGTGGCTGGTCTAGTGAGGGCTCAAACTTGCCCTTctgtctgctcctgcagcaaCCAGTTCAGTAAAGTGATTTGTGTACGGAAAAATCTTAGAGACGTGCCAGACGGCATCTCCACCAACACCCGGCTACTCAATCTCCATGAGAACCAGATTCAAATCATTAAAGTTAATAGCTTCAAGCATCTGAGGCACCTAGaaatcctgcagctcagcaggaatCACATCAGAACAATTGAAATAGGGGCTTTCAATGGTCTGGCCAATCTCAACACTTTGGAACTCTTTGACAATCGTCTGACCACTATCCCAAATGGGGCTTTTGTATACCTATCAAAACTGAAGGAACTGTGGTTGAGAAACAACCCCATTGAGAGCATCCCTTCTTATGCTTTTAACAGAATCCCTTCTCTCCGGAGGTTGGATTTGGGGGAATTGAAAAGGCTTTCTTACATCTCAGAAGGTGCCTTTGAAGGTCTGTCCAACTTAAGGTATTTGAACCTTGCCATGTGCAATCTTCGAGAGATTCCTAACCTTACTCCACTTGTAAAACTGGATGAGTTAGATCTTTCTGGGAATCATCTGACTGCCATCCGGCCAGGTTCTTTCCAAGGGTTAATGCATCTTCAGAAATTGTGGATGATACAGTCCCAGATTCAAGTGATAGAAAGGAATGCTTTTGATAACCTTCAGTCACTTGTAGAGATCAACCTGGCACACAACAATCTAACACTACTGCCTCATGACCTGTTCACACCGCTCCGCCTAGAAAGGATCCACTTGCATCACAATCCTTGGAACTGCAACTGTGATATCCTTTGGCTCAGCTGGTGGATTAAAGACAAGGCACCCTCCAACACTGCATGCTGTGCCCGTTGCCACACGCCCCCCAGTTTAAAAGGAAGGTACATTGGTGAGCTGGACCTGAATTACTTCACATGTTATGCTCCAGTCATAGTGGAGCCACCAGCAGATCTCAACGTCACAGAAGGCATGGCTGCAGAGATGAAATGTCGGGCATCGACCTCCCTGACTTCCGTATCTTGGATTACTCCAAATGGATCTGTCATGACTCATGGGGCATACAGAGTTCGGATTGCTGTGCTCAGTGATGGCACATTAAATTTTACCAAGGTAACTGTGCAAGACACAGGTTTGTACACATGCATGGTGAGTAACTCTGTTGGGAATACCACAGCTTCTGCCACGCTGAATGTGACCGCCCTGGATAACCCTGGTTACACGTACTTTTCAACCGTCACGGTAGAGACTGTGGAACCTTCTCAGGATGAGGCACAGACCACAGAGCAGGTTGGGCCCACACCAGTTACCAACTGGGAAACCATTAACATGACAACCTCACTCACTCCACAGAGCACAAGATCAACAGAAAAAACGTTCACCATTCCTGTGACGGACACAAACAACGGGATCCCAGGAATAGATGAGGTTATGAAGACTACCAAAATCATAATTGGTTGTTTTGTGGCTATCACTCTCATGGCTGCTGTGATGCTGGTAATTTTCTACAAAATGAGGAAACAGCATCACCGGCAGAACCATCATGCTCCAACACGGACTGTAGAGATCATTAATGTGGATGATGAGCTTACAGGGGACACACCCATAGAGAGTCATTTGCCCATGCCAGCAATAGAGCATGAGCACTTAAATCACTATAACTCTTATAAATCTCCTTTCAACCACACAACAACAGTTAACACAATAAATTCAATACACAGTTCAGTGCATGAACCGTTATTGATCCGAATGAACTCGAAAGACAATGTTCAAGAGACTCAAATCTAA